The following coding sequences are from one Verrucosispora sp. WMMD573 window:
- a CDS encoding phosphotransferase family protein, which translates to MSSQPRGLPLEALQRYFTEHVPEVRGPVEVEILHGGRSNLTYLLTDGYARWVLRRPPLGGLTPSAHDMSREYRVVAALHGTGVPVARPVTLCEDVSVIGVPFSVVEHVAGQVLRSRTDLSRHDDGDVERCAFTLIDGLARLHDLPYRDIGLADFGRPQGYLRRQVDRWYSQWQRVTTRELTDIEKLRGQLAEDGQAESGASVVHGDYRIDNTILDEQDIATVRAVVDWEMATLGDPLADLGLHLVYRDPAFEPVLVGSAASVSERMPSVQSLAERYARASGRDLRRLEYYLALGYFKIAVIAEGIHARYRSGLTVGDGFETVGAAVPELVAGGLRALQVGRPS; encoded by the coding sequence GTGAGCAGCCAACCCAGAGGCCTCCCGCTGGAGGCATTGCAGCGGTACTTCACCGAGCACGTTCCCGAGGTGCGTGGCCCGGTCGAGGTCGAAATCCTGCACGGCGGCCGGTCCAATCTCACCTACCTGCTGACCGACGGGTACGCCCGGTGGGTGCTGCGTCGGCCTCCCCTCGGGGGACTCACACCGTCCGCGCACGACATGAGCCGCGAATACCGGGTCGTAGCCGCCCTGCACGGTACCGGCGTCCCCGTCGCCAGACCGGTGACGTTGTGCGAGGACGTCTCGGTCATCGGCGTGCCGTTCTCCGTCGTGGAGCACGTCGCGGGCCAGGTACTGCGGAGCCGAACGGATCTCAGCCGGCACGACGACGGTGATGTCGAACGATGCGCGTTCACGCTGATCGACGGCTTGGCACGGCTTCACGACCTGCCCTACCGGGACATCGGGTTGGCCGACTTCGGGCGCCCGCAAGGGTATCTGCGCCGGCAGGTGGACCGCTGGTACAGCCAGTGGCAGCGGGTGACCACCCGCGAGCTGACCGACATCGAGAAGCTGCGTGGCCAGCTCGCCGAGGATGGGCAGGCCGAAAGCGGCGCCTCGGTCGTCCACGGTGACTACCGCATCGACAACACCATCCTCGACGAGCAGGACATCGCGACGGTCAGAGCGGTCGTGGACTGGGAGATGGCAACCCTCGGTGACCCCCTGGCGGACCTCGGGTTACACCTGGTCTACCGGGATCCGGCGTTCGAGCCGGTGCTCGTGGGCTCGGCGGCCAGCGTGAGCGAACGCATGCCGTCAGTGCAGAGTCTGGCCGAACGATACGCTCGCGCTTCCGGTCGTGACCTGAGGCGGCTCGAGTACTACCTCGCCCTCGGCTATTTCAAAATCGCCGTCATCGCCGAGGGCATCCACGCCCGATACCGCAGCGGGCTCACGGTCGGAGACGGCTTCGAGACCGTGGGAGCGGCCGTACCCGAGTTGGTGGCCGGTGGTCTGCGTGCGCTGCAGGTCGGGAGGCCATCGTGA